AACTGAACTAGATAGAGTAAGCGGAACAGGTACTGTTCAATTAACTGACATTGCCGTTCCTATTGATGCATTACCGGGACAAACAAGAATGCGTATTGCAATAAAACACAACGGATTACCTACAAGCTCTTGTGACTTTGACAATCAATCCGGAGAAATTCAAGACTATAAAGTAGTTATGGGGTCTCAACCAACTCCAGTAGCAAACTGTATTGGGAGTTTAGACATTAACTTAGATATTTCTGGAGAAGCTACAATTACTGCAGATGATATAGACGATGGTTCAACTAACGGTTATAATAGCGATTCTAATTTTACTTTATCAATTGACAAAACCACTTTTGATTGTAATGATGTAGGAGAAAATACCGTTACTTTAACTGTTACCAATACTTTTGGTTTAACCAACACATGTACTGCCACAGTAAATGTATCTAATTATTCAGGTCCTTTTACTGTAGATACTTTAGAGGATGTTGATTCATATTGTTCATATTCTGTAACTCCTCCAGTAATTAATTATCTATGTGGACAACAAATTACAGGAACCAGTAGTACTTATTCTGAAGAAGATATTATTAGTAGCACAACTACTATCACTTGGACTTTTGACAATGGTGAAAACACTACAACTAGTACGCAAACAATTAATATTATTACACCTTCTGCACCTACAAGTGTAAGTACTAGCGAAATTACCCAAACAACAGCTAAAATAAACTGGAGCGCTAGTAATTCGGGACCCTACAAAATAAGATATCGATACGCTAACAGTAGTGATGCATGGTTAGAATCTACTACTTCTGATACAAACATCACTCTATCAGGCTTAGATAACGATACTGAATATGAAGTACAAGTTGGTTTCGACGCTAGTTGTGACATATTTTCTTCATTAGAAACTTTTACCACATCAGCTTTTAACTACTGTACAGGAACTAATCTAGCTAGCGATAATAACTATTACATTAGTAATACCTCTATTGGAACAATTAACAACACTACAAATAGTAGCGGAAATCGTTATAATTATTTCGGAGGAACCTCAACAACTATTGCCGCTGGAGAAACACTTTCTGGAACTATTAATTATTCTAAAGCAAATTCAGCTGACGTTGGTCTTAGCATTTGGATAGACCTTAACCAAGATGGAGATTTTGAAGATACTGACGAAAAAATCTATTCTGATTTTAATGAAGCTAACGGAACTTCTGTAAGTAGATCATTTAGTGTAACTATACCTACAAACGCTACTACAGGTAAAACTAGAATCCGTATTGCCATTAATAAAGACCAAGAACCAGTTAGTTCTTGTGATTTTTCAAATGATCCTGGAGACATAGAAGATTACGATATTTTTATAGATCCTAGGGATACTAGTTTGTTTGAAACTGCAATGATTACTCAAGTATATCATACATCTGCAGGAGAAAGATGGATAGAAGTTACCAACCAAGGAGCTACAACTATTCCTTCAGGTACCTTAACACTTGGATTATTTAAAGACAAAACAGGGGATCAAACAGATGTGCTTCCAACGGCTACATACATAATCAATGTTGCTTTAGCTCAAAATCAATCAACACTAATCAAAAGCAGTAGCTCTTCTTTAATAGGAGATGGAACTGTTGATGCAAATATTACTGACTTTGATGGAGCTAACGATATTATTGCCATCATAAGCGAAACTAATACTACTGCATGGGAAAATAGATTTGATGTTATTTCTAGTATTGCAGACAATACCTCTTATGTTCGTAATGATGAAATTTTAACATATAACAGCACCTATACTTCTAGCGAATGGACTGCTTTTGTAAATGATGATTTAGTTCCTACGGTACAAAGACATGCTAACGCTCCATTGCTATCAGAAGTAACTTATGCAACCACTAATAACCTTACAGCTAATATAAAATTAGGAACACATGCTTTTGGAGCTACAACTAGAAGTTCAAATGCTTGGACAAATGGACTTCCAGATAGATCTAGATACGTAATAGTTTCTGAAAACTACAACGAAACCTCATCTACACTTAGTGCTAGAAAATTAGATGTTACAGGTAGTTCTAAACTAACAATTACCAATCAATTATTAGTAATTACAAACAACCTTAACATTAATAGTAGTGCCGAGGTTAGGCTTGCAGATGGATCTCAACTGGTACAAACTCATACAGGAGCAAAACAAGTTTCATCAATAGGAAAAATATTTATCGATCAAAAATCATCTATAGCGAGTATTTATAGATTTAATTATTTTTCATCGCCTGTTAACAGTATTAACAAATCTAGTTTTACACTTGCTGATGTACTAAAAGATGGTACTATTCCAACATCAGAAACCTCTAGTGCTGTTGATATTAATTTTGTTAGCGGATACAATGGTGCTGCAACTACTCCAATTTCTATAGCAAATTATTGGATTTACACTTATCCTACAAACTCAGGAAGTGGAGATGGATATATCCAAAAAGGATCAACAGGAACAATCGCTCAAACAGATGGTTTCCTTATCAAGGGTCCTGGTGTAGCTCAAAATTACACTTTTACGGGTGTTGCAAAAGACGGTGACTTAACAACTAATATTGGTGGTTACGAATCGTATATAACTGGTAACCCATACCCATCTGCACTGAACGTTGATAAATTCATCAAAGACAATATAAACACTATTACAGGTACTTTATACTTTTGGCAACACAACGGAGAGAAAAATGCTACAGGAGAAGCCGGTCATAGCTATGCTGGATATGTTGGTGGTTATGCTACTCGAAACTTAGTGATGGGGGTTTCTGCAGACCAAGTTCAAAGTAATAATAACGAAGACAATGGAACTCCAACTTTAGGAAATGGAGAATATGCAGAACCTAAAGCATACATTCCTGTAGGACAAGGATTCTTTGTACAAGGAGACATAGATGGTGGTACGCTTACTTTTAACAACAGTCAAAGAGAATACATTCAAGAGGGAGAGCAATCTGTATTTTTTAAAACCGCAGAAAAGCCAAGGTATTTAAATGCTAACCTAAAAACTGTTAATTACAAAACTAATAGTACAGAAAACAAAACACCTATTATTAAATTAGGGATGAACTTCATAAATGATGACAATGAAAATTTACATCGTCAAATTGGAATATCATTTACAGAAGGAAACACCTTTGCATACGAAAACGGATACGACTCCCCTTCTTACAACGAGGGATCAACAGACATCTATTGGAAATTCCCAGAAGATGAGGACAAATATTCTATTGCAGGGGTACAAAAAATTAATGATCATTTAGACGTTCCTTTAGAAATCAAAATGGGTTATGACGGAGAAATAACCCTTAAGGTTGATGAATGGCAAGCTGTAGATAGAGATGTATATTTAAAAGATATAGAAAATAAAACAGCTACAAAATTAAACGGTAATGCAGCTAAACTTAACCTATCTAAAGACACGTATAGTAATAGATTTTATTTATCTTTTAATAATCAAGGAACGTTAAACACCGATAATTTGATAACTGAAAATATTAAAATCTCTTACAATAGCGATCTTAATAATATCTTGATAAAAAATACTGAAAACATTAAAATCACAAAAGTTAATTTATTCAGTATCACAGGAAAACAAATTAACACTTGGGATAGATTTAATAATGATTCAGAAATCACTTTACATCCTGGAAATCTAGCACCAAATGTTTATATCCTAAAAGTAGCTACAGATAAAGGGATTATTAAGAAAAAAATATTTATATATAAAAAATAACTTCACTATAAATAATAGTTAGATTTAAATATAACCAGAGAAATAAATTTCTCTGGTTTTTTTATACCAAAAACTTAACACTCATACACACTCCAAAACACTAACAAATGTTAGTATGATTACTTAAAAAAACGTACTTTTATATTAACAATGAAATTACCCCACAAAACAAATAAACACCTATTAAACAAATGGTTAACTCCTCACCTTAATAATATATAAAAAGTGAACTAGGAAAACTTAATAGGTATTACACATATTTTTAATTTGATATTATGAAAATCAAATACCACTTTTTTTTAGTTCTAAGCATGATTTTGTTATCCTATAACAATATTAGTGCACAAGCTACTTATACTGATCCTATCAACATCACAGATAATAAAGACTATTATATTTCTAGAATTTTATTAGGAGATATTGATAATAGTAGCACAAATTCTGCTAATAAATACACTTACTACAGTAGTAGCTCTACCTCTGTAAACAAAAACACAAATTACACAGGGACTATTAATTTTAGAGCTAAAAAATGGAACACCTATTATATTAAAATTTGGATAGATTATAATAATGATGGTGATTTTATAGATGTTGGTGAAGAAATATATTCTTTAACAGGAGAATCATCTTCAAATTCAAGTACCTCTAGATCCTTTAATTTTACTGTACCTAGTGGAGCAGCTACCGCAACACCAAGAATGAGAGTTGCAATAAAGCACAATAGCGGAGCTCCCACCCCACAAGATTTAGGTTATCAAAATGGGGAGGTTGAAGATTATAATATTAATATTTTACCCGTACCTACACCACCAACAGCATTATGTATTGGTAGTTTAAATGTAAATTTAAATGTTTCGGGAACAGCCACTATTACGCCTAGTCAAATCAACAATGGATCTTTTGATGATTTTGATGCTCCTGAAAGCTTAACTTTATCCTTAAACAAAAGTACTTTTACTTGTAATGATATTGGAGCTAATACCGTTACTTTAACCGTTACAGATACTGATGGATTAACAGACACTTGTACAGCTACTGTAAATGTAAGCTCATACTCTGGGCCATTTACTGCTCCAACATTAGAGACAATAAATGCTTACTGTTCATATACAGCTACAGCTCCTACTATGGATTATCAATGTGGTCAACAAATTAATGCAACTACTACAGACAACACAACCTTAACAAGTTCTGGTAGTATCACCTGGAGTTTTAACAATGGTACTACAACAGAAACAAGTGTGCAGACCATCAATATTATTCAACCTACCACTCCAACATCTGTAACAACCTCTAGCATTACAGAAACAACAGCAAAAATTAGCTGGAATGCTGTAGACAGTGGGCCTTTTAAAATAAGATACAAAACAACAACAAGCGGAATATGGCTACAAACTACAAGTACTAATAAATTCATCACCTTAACAGGTTTAGACAACGGAAGTAATTATGAAGTTCAAGTAGCTGTAAATGCAAGCTGTGCTAGTTATACTAGCTCTACTACATTTAATACCATAGAAGTAGAATATTGTGATGGTGGAGAGGTGAGTATTAGCCAAAATAACAAATACTACATTAGTCAAACAACTATTGGTAGCATCAACAAGTCATCAGGTAAAAATGATGGACCTTATAATTATTATAATGGAACCTCTACAACAGTAACTGCTGGAGAAAATCTATCAGGAACTGTTGTATATCAAAAAGATCAAAACAATACCGCTGGTTTTATTATTTGGATAGATTACAATCAAAATGGTGACTTTGAAACACCAGGTGAAGTAATTTATAGTAATTTAACTTCAGGGAATCCACCAACAGTAACCATTACCGAAAACTTTTCTGTAACCGTTCCTACAACTGCAACATCTGGTAAAACAAGAATGAGAGTAGTTATGCTACACAACCAGATACCTACAGACGCATGTACCTATAATCAAAATGGAGATATTGAAGACTATGATATATACATCAGACCTGTTCCTGCACCACCAACAGCTGTTTGTATTGGGACTTTAAATTTAAATTTAGATGTTGCTGGTAATTTAACCATTACTCCAGATCAAATTAACAATGGCTCTACAGATGATATTGACCCTAGTGGTAACCTACTTTTATCTTTAGATAAAACTACTTTTAC
Above is a genomic segment from Wenyingzhuangia fucanilytica containing:
- a CDS encoding fibronectin type III domain-containing protein, with the translated sequence MKTKYNLPLITGIFLLLSIFKVNAQTNSASPYCKPTHFNNDAHYITNVTIGQIDNTTTTSTNSDRYTFFNNLSTDLTVGQQYTMLLTYRVPSYNGHYAKVWIDYGNDGDFSNAVELASYSGSQAAQTYNRSITFTVPSNASVGTARLRVMVVRNNIGICNTAYQSGETEDYSLNIKALPAPPVANCVGSLNVELDVAGNATITPAQINNGSTDVYDDANGLALSYSLNKTTFNCNDLGANEVTLTVTDSDGLTDTCTAIVNVSVSSSSFVAPTLEPVNTYCDYTVVAPIMNYQCGQQITGTSNLTGQVISSNTTITWTFTNGEDSVTSNQTVIFYSSEKPTGVGATNISKTSAKIFWKHNNIDGDGDDDDDTLGPYKIRYRYKDSSDAWTNTTSTNKEITITGLSSSTEYEVQISIDGDCGVYSDLFYFTTTDLEYCIVDVNLNYSGDYRINKVDIGTIALDKNNVGENTNFYNDYTSYSTNLTPGLTFSGTVNYKKNTYNDAGFVAWVDFNQDGFFDDVNEKVYETELDRVSGTGTVQLTDIAVPIDALPGQTRMRIAIKHNGLPTSSCDFDNQSGEIQDYKVVMGSQPTPVANCIGSLDINLDISGEATITADDIDDGSTNGYNSDSNFTLSIDKTTFDCNDVGENTVTLTVTNTFGLTNTCTATVNVSNYSGPFTVDTLEDVDSYCSYSVTPPVINYLCGQQITGTSSTYSEEDIISSTTTITWTFDNGENTTTSTQTINIITPSAPTSVSTSEITQTTAKINWSASNSGPYKIRYRYANSSDAWLESTTSDTNITLSGLDNDTEYEVQVGFDASCDIFSSLETFTTSAFNYCTGTNLASDNNYYISNTSIGTINNTTNSSGNRYNYFGGTSTTIAAGETLSGTINYSKANSADVGLSIWIDLNQDGDFEDTDEKIYSDFNEANGTSVSRSFSVTIPTNATTGKTRIRIAINKDQEPVSSCDFSNDPGDIEDYDIFIDPRDTSLFETAMITQVYHTSAGERWIEVTNQGATTIPSGTLTLGLFKDKTGDQTDVLPTATYIINVALAQNQSTLIKSSSSSLIGDGTVDANITDFDGANDIIAIISETNTTAWENRFDVISSIADNTSYVRNDEILTYNSTYTSSEWTAFVNDDLVPTVQRHANAPLLSEVTYATTNNLTANIKLGTHAFGATTRSSNAWTNGLPDRSRYVIVSENYNETSSTLSARKLDVTGSSKLTITNQLLVITNNLNINSSAEVRLADGSQLVQTHTGAKQVSSIGKIFIDQKSSIASIYRFNYFSSPVNSINKSSFTLADVLKDGTIPTSETSSAVDINFVSGYNGAATTPISIANYWIYTYPTNSGSGDGYIQKGSTGTIAQTDGFLIKGPGVAQNYTFTGVAKDGDLTTNIGGYESYITGNPYPSALNVDKFIKDNINTITGTLYFWQHNGEKNATGEAGHSYAGYVGGYATRNLVMGVSADQVQSNNNEDNGTPTLGNGEYAEPKAYIPVGQGFFVQGDIDGGTLTFNNSQREYIQEGEQSVFFKTAEKPRYLNANLKTVNYKTNSTENKTPIIKLGMNFINDDNENLHRQIGISFTEGNTFAYENGYDSPSYNEGSTDIYWKFPEDEDKYSIAGVQKINDHLDVPLEIKMGYDGEITLKVDEWQAVDRDVYLKDIENKTATKLNGNAAKLNLSKDTYSNRFYLSFNNQGTLNTDNLITENIKISYNSDLNNILIKNTENIKITKVNLFSITGKQINTWDRFNNDSEITLHPGNLAPNVYILKVATDKGIIKKKIFIYKK